GGTCTATAGGGCTCGTATATCTATTTTTTATAATGTTCGTTGCCTTATTTGCGGGCAGAGGACCTGTTTTAATTACTGCGTCGTTGAGCGCAATCTTTTGGAATTTTCTATTCATTCCTCCTAAATTCACATTCTACATTGAAAAAGTTGAAGATTGGATGATGTTTGGGACTTATTTTGTATTGGCCTTAGTCTTAGGAGCATTAACAACAAGATTAAGAGACAGAGAAGAAGCTCTACAAACAGGAGAAGAAGCGCTATCCGGTCTTTATAGACTTTCGGTTGCATTATCTAAAACTCATAGCTTGGATGAAATTGTATCCGTTGCTGTAGAAACGATTGGAGATACATTTCAATCTTCTGTTTTGGTCTTACTTGCTGATCAGGATTCTTTACTTTCTCGAACTCCTCATCCTAAGAGTGGATTTAATCCGGACATGAAAGAATCTGCTTTGGCTGCTTGGACATTCCAAAATAGAAAACCATCCGGAAAAGATACGGATACTGTTCCAATGTCTAAAGGTTTGTATCTTCCACTTCTTACGCCAGGCGGTTGTTTTGGAGTTATTGGATTAGATAGAGAAAATAAGGAAAGTTTAGAATTAGAAGAAGAGAGTCTTCTATTCTCGATGTTAAACCAAGTCGCCTTGGCTTTAGAAAGAATACAGTTACTTGGAATTCGTGCAAACGCTAAGTTGGTAGAAGAGTCTGAAAAATTTTATTCTGCATTATTCAATTCGGTCAGTCATGATTTCAGAACTCCGTTAACTGTGATCCGTGCCTCTTTGGATCTATTAGAAACAAGTGATGGAAAAAACGAAAAAGAGAAGTCCGACTTATTCTCTGAGATAAGAATTGCTTATAAAAAGTTGGATCGATTGGTGGGAGATCTTTTGGATATGTCCAGATTGGAATCCGGAAGGTTGATGTTGGACCTCCAATGGGAAGATCCCCTAGACTTAATAAATGAAACAATTCGGATCGCAGACTATGAAAAGGGAGACCATATTTTATCAGTTCAAACGGATGAAACTATGCCTCTTGTTCGAATGGACAGAAGATTGATGATCCAAGTTTTAATCCATCTTCTGCAAAACGCATTTTTACATACTGAAAAAAATAGTGCCGTTATAGTAAGAGCAAGTGTTCCTAAGGATCATCTTTTGTTAACCGTAGAGGATAATGGACCTGGAATTCCCTCCGGACAAGAAAATAGAATTTTTGAAAAGTTCACCAAGGTTTCAGGGACTATCCAAGGAACAGGACTCGGACTTTCTATCTGCAAAGGGCTTGTGGAAGCTCAAGGTGGAAAGATCTGGGCGGAAAATAAACAAGAGGGCGGAGCCAGATTTCTAATCCGAATTCCAGTGCTTACTTTCCCTCCTTTGGAGGATTCGATTGTCTAGCCCAATCATAATGATCATAGACGATGAGATCCAGATCCGTCGGTTGCTTCGAGTCGCTTTTGAAAAAGAAGGTTATAAAGTAGAAGAAGCAATCTCTGTAGATGATGCATTATCAAAAGTTTATATGGTTCGCCCTGATAGTATTATCTTGGATTTGGGTTTACCAGAAAAAGGTGGAGAAGAATTCCTAAAAAAGATCAGAGAGTCAGGTTCTAAAATCCCAGTATTAGTACTAAGTGTTAGAGATTCAGAAAAGGATAAGATCTTTTTATTAGATAGTGGTGCGGATGATTATCTTACGAAACCTTTCGGGATCGGAGAATTACTTGCAAGGATTAGAGTATTATTAAGACATTCTTCTCCTGAAAAAACAGATGTTAAAGTAAGGATCGGACTTTTGGAATTGGATTTCGGAGCTAGAAAGGTTTTGAAAGAAGGTAAAGAAGTCCGTTTGACACCAACTGAATATTCTTTTCTGAAATTATTAGCCACTTATCCAGGAAAAATAGTAACCCAAACCCAAATCTTAAAAGAACTCTGGGGTCCGAACCAAATGGCGGAATCAGGTTATTTGAGAGTCTATGTAAATCAGATCCGCAAAAAAATAGAAAGGGACCCCGGTAATCCTGAAATTTTGATCACTGAACCCGGGGTGGGTTATTTTTTAAAATCAGACTGATAATTAAGTTTTCTTAATCTTTATAACGAACTAAGAATAAACCAGAGCCGTCTGAAAGTTCCCAATTCCTAAATTCGGTCTCTTCTTCCCAGGTTTCTAAATCACAGATCACTAAGTCTGCTTCAGAAAGTATCTGAGGATTTTCTCCCTTTAGGATAGTGATCTTTTCTTTTTTAAGAAGATTTCTTTCCTTTTGTGAAAATTGAGGAACTTTACCTCTTGGATCCCAGATAGAAAGTTTAGCGCCGATTTTCTTAGCCATCGCAAGAGCAAAACCTAATAGTTTTACATCCTTATCTGAGTAAACTGCTAAGATAAAACGATCTAATTCTTTTAATTTTTCTGCTACAAGTATCCCTGCGTTTGTTTCTGATTCGGAAAGAAGTGTTCTGATCTTTCCACCAAGTACATCGTCACTAAATAAGGATCTTGCTCCACCAGTTAGGAATATATTATAATTTCCTGATTGGATTGTTTTTAGTATATCTCTTGTGACATTATCAGAAGGTTTATATAGAGTGTTTAATTTGATCCCTAATTCTTTAGAAAGTTTGAATAAAGGTTCAAAACTTTTTTTCTCATATTTTTGAGCAGTTTTACCTGAGATCCAAGAATCAGGAGTGAGGTGAAGAGCTGTTACTGCTTTTGTTTTATTTCCGTTTTGGAATAAACCGGAGGCAAGCCTAAGTAGATCTACACCTCTGGAATGTAATGCGAATGCAAGTAGTATACCTTCTTCTCTTTTGTCTTTTACTACTGCAAAAATTCTCTCTATTAAATTCAAGCTTGGTCCGGTCATATATGTTGTGACCAATGCCATTAGCACCATCATGGAGAATATCTGAGAAGATAATACTCCGATATCATAACCGATATTGAGGACGATCAATTCCATTAGTCCTCTGGTGTTCATGAGTGCACCTAAGGATAAGGAATCTTTCCAGTTGTTTCCAGATGCTTTAGATGCGATTGTACTTCCTGCAAATTTTCCTACAATGGCAACTGTTAATACCATTGCAAAGTCCCACCATAAGTTCCCTTGGTTTAATAGACCAATCTGAGTCCTGATTCCGGTTAACGCGAAGAATAATGGAAGAAAGATCGCAGTACTTAAGTCTTCTACCTTTTCCGCTAAAAGTGTTCTGAGTTTGGGTTTGTCTGGCATAACAACACCAGCCAAAAATGCTCCAAACAATGCATGGATTCCGATTGATTCAGTGATCCAAGCAGACGCAATAGGGAAGAGTAAAAACAGAGCCACCGCCATTTTGGTGAATGCTTCTCTGTTTGTGAAAATTCCTCCTGCTCTATGCATTGCAGGTTGAACGATCTTCCACATGATGAGAACGTAAATGATTGCAAGGATTATGGTGAATAATGCTGCTAATAGTCCGCCTGCTTGCACAAGAGCGATCACTATTGCAAGTAAGCACCAAGCGGTCAAATCATCGGAAGCAGCACATGTGAGTGCGAGTCCTCCAAGTTTTGTTTTGGTAAGTCCTCTTTCTTGAACGATACGTGCAAGTACTGGAAAGGCAGTGATACTCATACCTATCCCCATAAATAAGGAGAAGGAGAGGAAGCTAACCTCCGGAGGAGCTAATGTTTTATAAATGGAAAGTGCTAAGATTGCACCTAATAAGAAAGGAAGAAGGATGCTCGCATGAGAGATAAGTATCGCAGAGTCTGCTTGGTTTCTAAGTATTTTTAGATCCAACTCCATTCCGACTACGAACATGAAAAATACCAGACCGATCTGGCTTAATAGTTGTAACGAACTTAAGGAAACTTTCGGAAATAAGAATTGATACTGTTCTGGGAATAATAACCCAAATAAGGATGGGCCTAATAATATACCTGCGAGGATCTCTCCGACTACGAATGGTTGTCTTACAAGAACTGCAAGTTTACCCATTACTCGAGTCGCTGCTATTACGACTCCGATTTGTAATAATAGAAGTGGAAGTGGTTCATGGAAACCCTTCCAAAGTTTTGCCCCAGCTTTTTTCCAAACATCTATTGGATCTTCTGTAGACTCGACCGAGGTTGAAGAACTAACTTCGATGTTAGTAACTTTACCAACTTCTAATGACTTGCCTTGTTTCGTTATGAAAGCAAAGGCTCCGAAAGAAAGTATTAATAGGGTGATATAGAAAATCGCGTTTCGTTTCATCCTTAGAATCAGAAACCCTCGGAATGTTGGAGTTCCTCCATACTATAAAAAAGGAAAGAATGAGAAAAGAATAATACTTAATTGGATGAAGAGAAATATTTTTCCCAAAAGCCTTTTTCTCTTAGATATTCCATGCCAAACTTTGCAGCCTCTAAGGGTGATAAGGTTTCAGATTCGCTTTCTATTCTAGATAAGAATAGATAAGATCTTTTTGGGCCCTTCCAAAAGAACCAATACCAAGAGACTGACCTTCCTTGGGCGTATCCTGTTGCAGAATCAGAATAAAAACCGGAGTAGTTCCCGAAGTTGCCATCTAATCTATGGCTGCCTGTTGGGTTTTTGA
This Leptospira saintgironsiae DNA region includes the following protein-coding sequences:
- a CDS encoding sensor histidine kinase, translated to MRPAEENRPDPDELLSRIGGDVTKTRGKLKIFFGMAAGVGKTFEMLRDAQKAKSEGIDVWIGYLETHNRKETEAQAEGLSIIPRKRSKYKSVDLEEMDLDAILEKKPDLVLIDELAHTNVPGSRHPKRYQDVLEILDQGINVYSTLNVQHLESRAGIVEEISGAPVSERVPDSILEIADEVELIDLVPDDLIKRLKEGKVYPSDKVPQALHSFFKIPNLTALRELSLNFTSKLVDSELSRLEPTKDSKLSDKILVAVSSSPQAANLIRYAKRIAFGLKCHWAAVHVDDGNVLSTEEKDLLRENLGLARELGAEILNFSDRDLVLGIVRAINRAKATHVVIGRSSKSKLSRIFKGGSFIDKLSEQPGDFQILLAPTKITKEKLKFRFGFFTRGTRSKPVQYFFSFLALLGITSFNLLLNIFAGYWSIGLVYLFFIMFVALFAGRGPVLITASLSAIFWNFLFIPPKFTFYIEKVEDWMMFGTYFVLALVLGALTTRLRDREEALQTGEEALSGLYRLSVALSKTHSLDEIVSVAVETIGDTFQSSVLVLLADQDSLLSRTPHPKSGFNPDMKESALAAWTFQNRKPSGKDTDTVPMSKGLYLPLLTPGGCFGVIGLDRENKESLELEEESLLFSMLNQVALALERIQLLGIRANAKLVEESEKFYSALFNSVSHDFRTPLTVIRASLDLLETSDGKNEKEKSDLFSEIRIAYKKLDRLVGDLLDMSRLESGRLMLDLQWEDPLDLINETIRIADYEKGDHILSVQTDETMPLVRMDRRLMIQVLIHLLQNAFLHTEKNSAVIVRASVPKDHLLLTVEDNGPGIPSGQENRIFEKFTKVSGTIQGTGLGLSICKGLVEAQGGKIWAENKQEGGARFLIRIPVLTFPPLEDSIV
- a CDS encoding response regulator, translating into MIIDDEIQIRRLLRVAFEKEGYKVEEAISVDDALSKVYMVRPDSIILDLGLPEKGGEEFLKKIRESGSKIPVLVLSVRDSEKDKIFLLDSGADDYLTKPFGIGELLARIRVLLRHSSPEKTDVKVRIGLLELDFGARKVLKEGKEVRLTPTEYSFLKLLATYPGKIVTQTQILKELWGPNQMAESGYLRVYVNQIRKKIERDPGNPEILITEPGVGYFLKSD
- a CDS encoding cation:proton antiporter, which encodes MKRNAIFYITLLILSFGAFAFITKQGKSLEVGKVTNIEVSSSTSVESTEDPIDVWKKAGAKLWKGFHEPLPLLLLQIGVVIAATRVMGKLAVLVRQPFVVGEILAGILLGPSLFGLLFPEQYQFLFPKVSLSSLQLLSQIGLVFFMFVVGMELDLKILRNQADSAILISHASILLPFLLGAILALSIYKTLAPPEVSFLSFSLFMGIGMSITAFPVLARIVQERGLTKTKLGGLALTCAASDDLTAWCLLAIVIALVQAGGLLAALFTIILAIIYVLIMWKIVQPAMHRAGGIFTNREAFTKMAVALFLLFPIASAWITESIGIHALFGAFLAGVVMPDKPKLRTLLAEKVEDLSTAIFLPLFFALTGIRTQIGLLNQGNLWWDFAMVLTVAIVGKFAGSTIASKASGNNWKDSLSLGALMNTRGLMELIVLNIGYDIGVLSSQIFSMMVLMALVTTYMTGPSLNLIERIFAVVKDKREEGILLAFALHSRGVDLLRLASGLFQNGNKTKAVTALHLTPDSWISGKTAQKYEKKSFEPLFKLSKELGIKLNTLYKPSDNVTRDILKTIQSGNYNIFLTGGARSLFSDDVLGGKIRTLLSESETNAGILVAEKLKELDRFILAVYSDKDVKLLGFALAMAKKIGAKLSIWDPRGKVPQFSQKERNLLKKEKITILKGENPQILSEADLVICDLETWEEETEFRNWELSDGSGLFLVRYKD